The following are from one region of the Flavobacteriaceae bacterium UJ101 genome:
- a CDS encoding trk system potassium uptake protein TrkA (Part of a potassium transport system; Contains 2 RCK C-terminal domains; Contains 2 RCK N-terminal domains.), whose product MKIIIAGAGDVGFHLAKLLSHEAQDIIIIDSDKKKLQHIESHLDVIALKGDATSFITLREANINEADIFIAVTQDQNTNLTAAVIAKKSGAKKSIARINNPEYLLRENSLNFQRMGIDSLISPETLAANEIDELINEAGFNEYFAFEEGLLKMSGSVLDENSTLLNKTVKEVADQEHKNRTDFTPIAIIRKNSQDIIVPRGDTVYKLGDQVYFLLLGDASKHIYKILGKTKVDLKRIMILGGGKIGKATAENLSKSNHSVTLIEKNPSKAFDLADDLSKTLIIQGDGRDSELLEDEAIEEMDAFIAVTGRSETNIMSCLLAKSKGVKKTIALVENMDYIHLSQMIGIDAFINKKFLAANNIVRFIRKGEVLALTHLSNLDAELLEFKVVQNAKITHDIIRNIDFPRDAIIAGVVRNGQSYIPLGDFQIKANDRVVVLALPDVLSEVESLFINKK is encoded by the coding sequence ATGAAAATAATAATTGCCGGTGCAGGAGATGTAGGCTTTCATTTAGCTAAATTGCTTTCTCATGAAGCACAAGATATCATCATCATTGACTCTGACAAAAAGAAATTACAACATATTGAGTCGCACCTCGATGTCATTGCATTAAAAGGAGATGCTACCTCTTTTATTACATTGAGAGAAGCAAACATTAATGAAGCCGATATCTTTATTGCTGTAACGCAAGATCAAAACACCAATCTTACAGCAGCCGTGATTGCAAAAAAATCAGGTGCAAAAAAAAGTATTGCCCGAATTAATAATCCTGAATATTTATTGAGAGAAAACTCTTTAAATTTTCAACGTATGGGAATTGATTCCCTTATTTCACCTGAGACTTTAGCAGCTAATGAAATTGATGAATTGATTAATGAAGCAGGATTCAATGAATATTTTGCCTTTGAAGAAGGGTTGTTAAAAATGAGTGGTTCTGTTTTGGATGAAAATTCAACTTTATTAAATAAAACAGTTAAAGAAGTTGCAGATCAAGAACATAAAAATAGAACAGACTTCACACCTATTGCTATCATAAGAAAAAATTCACAAGATATTATTGTACCTCGTGGAGATACAGTTTATAAACTGGGAGATCAAGTTTATTTTCTTTTATTAGGTGATGCTTCAAAACACATCTATAAAATCTTAGGAAAAACTAAAGTCGATTTAAAACGAATCATGATTTTAGGAGGTGGAAAAATAGGAAAAGCTACCGCAGAAAATCTTTCAAAAAGTAACCATAGTGTTACTTTGATTGAAAAAAATCCTTCAAAAGCGTTTGATTTAGCTGATGACCTTTCTAAAACACTTATTATTCAGGGAGATGGTCGTGATAGCGAGCTTTTAGAAGATGAGGCGATTGAGGAAATGGATGCTTTCATAGCAGTTACAGGTCGTTCTGAAACCAATATTATGTCTTGTTTACTAGCAAAATCTAAAGGCGTTAAAAAAACCATTGCCTTAGTAGAAAACATGGATTACATTCACCTAAGTCAAATGATTGGAATCGATGCTTTTATTAATAAGAAATTCTTAGCCGCCAATAACATTGTACGTTTTATTAGAAAAGGAGAAGTATTAGCTCTAACACATCTTAGTAATTTAGATGCTGAATTATTAGAGTTTAAAGTGGTACAAAATGCTAAAATAACTCATGATATTATACGAAATATTGATTTTCCACGCGATGCTATTATAGCAGGAGTTGTTCGAAACGGTCAAAGTTATATTCCATTAGGAGATTTTCAAATAAAAGCTAATGACCGTGTTGTTGTTCTAGCTTTACCAGACGTATTATCAGAAGTTGAAAGTCTTTTCATAAATAAAAAATAA
- a CDS encoding trk system potassium uptake protein (Low-affinity potassium transport system. Interacts with Trk system potassium uptake protein TrkA and requires TrkE for transport activity (By similarity); Belongs to the TrkH potassium transport family.): MKKLNIKVVVNFLGVLLILNALFMFLCVPVSLYYSEEAVTGIALAALITATIGGIMYFASRKHCKTVQKREGYLIVTFGWIFMALVGTFPYLFSGSIPHFTDAFFETMSGFTTTGSSILNDIEAMPKGILFWRSFTHWIGGMGIIVLTLAILPLLGIGGMQLFSAESPGPSADKLHPRITETAKRLWYIYVLLTLIQAILLWGAGMTLFDAVNHALCTLSTGGFSTKNASVAYWNNQPLIQYIIIFFMFIAGTNFVLNYFFVTGKFKKMFKDEEFRWYAGMVLFVSIITALTMYLFANPSQSLPVGADNTINAWTDSTNQLRYTVEASIRHALFQVLAVVTTTGFVSADFTMWTPFLAVLFFALMFTGGSAGSTAGGVKVVRHTILIKNSWLEFKRLLHPNAIIPVRHNGKSVKQQIVFNILAFFMIYMLIFIFSSIILSFTESEAGTPNLKDFVSAIGVSASALGNVGPAFGNYSPVDNFASMTCLGKWFCSFLMLLGRLELFTILILFTPFFWRKN, from the coding sequence ATGAAAAAACTCAATATAAAAGTTGTTGTTAATTTTTTAGGAGTCCTTCTTATTTTGAATGCGCTCTTCATGTTTTTATGTGTCCCTGTGAGCTTATATTACAGTGAAGAAGCAGTTACAGGAATTGCTCTTGCCGCTTTGATAACAGCAACTATTGGTGGAATTATGTATTTTGCATCGAGAAAACATTGTAAAACAGTACAAAAAAGAGAGGGCTATCTTATCGTAACCTTTGGTTGGATTTTTATGGCTTTGGTAGGTACTTTCCCTTACCTCTTTTCAGGTAGTATTCCTCATTTCACTGACGCTTTCTTTGAAACCATGTCAGGATTCACTACAACAGGATCTTCTATTTTAAACGATATAGAAGCTATGCCAAAAGGGATTCTTTTTTGGAGAAGCTTCACCCATTGGATTGGTGGTATGGGAATCATTGTACTAACATTGGCTATTTTACCATTATTAGGAATTGGAGGAATGCAATTATTTTCTGCAGAATCTCCAGGTCCTTCTGCAGATAAACTCCACCCTAGAATTACTGAAACTGCCAAACGTCTATGGTATATTTATGTTTTACTAACTTTAATTCAAGCTATTTTACTTTGGGGAGCAGGAATGACACTATTTGATGCAGTAAACCATGCCTTATGTACCTTATCTACTGGTGGCTTCTCTACCAAAAATGCAAGTGTTGCATACTGGAATAATCAACCTTTAATTCAGTATATCATTATATTTTTCATGTTTATTGCAGGAACTAATTTTGTATTAAACTATTTCTTTGTAACAGGGAAATTCAAAAAAATGTTTAAAGATGAAGAGTTTAGATGGTATGCAGGTATGGTGCTTTTTGTAAGTATTATTACAGCCCTAACCATGTATTTATTTGCTAATCCTTCTCAAAGTTTACCTGTAGGAGCTGATAATACAATCAATGCTTGGACCGATTCCACAAACCAGCTACGTTATACTGTTGAAGCATCAATCAGGCATGCTTTATTTCAAGTATTAGCCGTAGTCACTACTACAGGGTTTGTTTCAGCTGATTTTACAATGTGGACACCTTTTTTAGCCGTTTTATTCTTTGCTTTAATGTTTACAGGTGGTTCAGCAGGATCTACTGCAGGAGGTGTTAAAGTAGTTCGCCATACTATCCTAATCAAAAACAGTTGGTTAGAATTCAAACGTTTGTTACATCCTAATGCTATCATTCCAGTAAGACATAATGGAAAAAGTGTTAAACAACAAATTGTATTTAACATTTTAGCCTTTTTCATGATCTATATGCTCATTTTCATTTTTAGTTCTATCATTTTGAGTTTTACAGAATCAGAGGCCGGCACTCCAAATCTAAAAGATTTTGTATCGGCCATAGGTGTATCTGCCTCTGCATTAGGGAATGTAGGACCTGCTTTTGGGAACTATTCCCCAGTTGATAATTTTGCAAGCATGACATGTTTAGGTAAATGGTTTTGCTCATTTTTAATGCTATTAGGAAGACTTGAATTATTCACCATATTAATCTTATTCACTCCTTTCTTCTGGAGAAAAAATTGA
- the HARS|hisS gene encoding histidine--tRNA ligase (Belongs to the class-II aminoacyl-tRNA synthetase family.; KEGG: pgi:PG2062 histidyl-tRNA synthetase): MQKPSIPKGTRDFTPAVMLRRNYIMDIIKSEFKHFGFAPIETPSMENSSTLMGKYGEEGDRLIFKILNSGDYLKKVDIVNDIVHLVIELERYLKGNYEESFLDFIRNNNTYINDKDLITNITNELNLNQECIRIKNELENSVNRNSDHFIERSICSFLEKSEILEEFQKRKTLSITPKISEKALRYDLTVPFARFVVQNQNDLTFPFKRYQIQPVWRADRPQKGRFREFYQCDADVVGSNSLYQEVELIQLYDAVFSKLGLKVTIQMNNRKILAGLAEIAGIEDRLIDFTVALDKLDKIGEEKVKEEMRSKGISDEAISILNPLFHFEGDFLTKKDKLKGLLQASSIGKEGIEDVEFVYNTVAELGLGKAELNLDVTLARGLNYYTGCIFEVSAEGVQMGSVGGGGRYDDLTSVFGLKNISGVGISFGLDRIYLVLEELNLFPDLSADSVQVLFVNFGEEEALQSLKYIKQLREKGINAELYPDPVKMKKQLTYANKKEIGFIVMIGEKEIENQTLTLKNMLDGSQKEITVENLIQELI, translated from the coding sequence ATGCAAAAGCCAAGTATTCCTAAAGGAACTCGAGATTTTACCCCAGCTGTTATGTTACGACGTAACTATATTATGGATATTATTAAAAGTGAATTTAAACATTTTGGTTTTGCACCAATTGAAACACCTTCTATGGAAAATTCTTCTACTCTAATGGGGAAATATGGAGAAGAAGGTGATCGATTGATTTTTAAGATTTTAAATAGTGGAGATTATTTAAAAAAGGTAGATATCGTAAATGATATAGTTCATTTGGTAATTGAGTTAGAACGTTATTTAAAAGGGAATTATGAAGAGTCTTTTTTAGATTTTATTAGAAATAACAACACATATATTAATGATAAAGATTTAATTACAAATATTACTAATGAATTAAATTTAAATCAAGAATGTATAAGAATTAAAAATGAATTAGAAAATAGTGTAAATAGAAATAGTGATCATTTTATAGAGAGAAGTATTTGTTCTTTTCTTGAAAAAAGTGAGATTTTAGAAGAGTTTCAGAAAAGAAAAACTTTAAGTATTACTCCTAAAATCTCGGAAAAAGCACTTCGTTATGATTTAACAGTCCCATTTGCACGATTTGTGGTTCAAAATCAGAATGATTTGACTTTTCCTTTCAAACGCTATCAAATTCAACCCGTTTGGCGTGCAGATCGTCCTCAAAAAGGCCGTTTTAGAGAGTTTTATCAATGTGATGCTGATGTAGTAGGTTCTAATTCTTTATATCAAGAGGTAGAGTTGATTCAATTGTATGATGCTGTTTTTTCAAAATTAGGTTTGAAAGTAACCATTCAAATGAATAACCGCAAAATTTTAGCAGGATTAGCAGAAATTGCTGGAATTGAAGATAGGTTAATTGATTTTACAGTTGCTTTGGATAAGTTAGATAAAATAGGAGAGGAGAAAGTAAAGGAGGAAATGCGTTCGAAAGGTATTTCAGATGAAGCTATTTCCATTCTAAATCCATTATTTCATTTTGAAGGTGATTTTTTAACTAAGAAAGATAAATTGAAGGGATTACTTCAAGCATCTTCTATTGGTAAGGAAGGAATTGAAGATGTTGAGTTTGTTTATAACACTGTGGCTGAATTAGGTCTAGGTAAAGCAGAACTTAATTTAGACGTTACCTTAGCACGAGGGCTAAACTATTATACAGGATGCATTTTTGAAGTATCTGCAGAGGGTGTTCAGATGGGATCTGTTGGAGGAGGAGGTCGTTATGATGATTTAACCTCTGTTTTTGGTTTAAAAAATATTTCAGGTGTTGGAATTTCATTTGGTTTAGATCGAATTTATTTAGTTTTAGAAGAATTAAATTTATTTCCTGATTTATCAGCTGATAGTGTACAGGTTTTGTTTGTTAATTTTGGAGAGGAAGAAGCATTACAGTCTTTAAAATATATTAAGCAACTTCGAGAAAAAGGTATTAATGCAGAACTATATCCTGATCCTGTAAAAATGAAGAAGCAATTGACTTATGCTAATAAGAAAGAGATTGGTTTTATAGTCATGATTGGTGAGAAAGAAATAGAAAACCAAACTCTAACATTGAAAAACATGCTTGACGGTTCTCAAAAAGAGATTACAGTAGAAAATTTAATTCAAGAATTAATATAA
- the pepT gene encoding tripeptide aminopeptidase (Cleaves the N-terminal amino acid of tripeptides; Belongs to the peptidase M20B family.; KEGG: mht:D648_5390 tripeptide aminopeptidase) codes for MKQTITDRFLKYVSIYTESKPFVEKIPSTERQFDLARYLEEELTQIGLSDITVDEHAYVMATLPSNIDEEVPTIGFVAHMDTSPDFTAKNTKPQIWENYDGNDLVLNEDLNIILKTDEFPEIKQYKGQTIITTDGTTLLGADDKAGIAEIVTAMEYLINHPEIKHGKIRICFTPDEEVGRGAELFDVKKFDAQWAYTLDGSEIGELEYENFNAAYAKITIKGKMVHPGSAKDKMINSGTLARRFADMLPFDEVPEHTEGYEGFFHLMRLNATVEESTLEYIIRDHDREQFEARKNLMQEIGSQLNQELGKDLIHVDIKDQYYNMREKVEPVMHIVDIAEEAIKMAGVTPNIKAIRGGTDGSQLSFKGLPCPNIFAGGHNFHGRFEYVPVESMMKATEVIVNIAQLVSSKK; via the coding sequence ATGAAACAAACAATAACCGATCGATTCTTAAAATACGTTAGTATTTATACAGAAAGTAAACCTTTTGTAGAAAAGATTCCTAGTACTGAACGTCAATTTGATTTAGCTCGTTATTTAGAAGAAGAACTTACTCAAATTGGATTATCTGACATCACAGTTGATGAACATGCCTATGTAATGGCAACACTACCATCTAACATCGATGAAGAAGTACCTACTATTGGTTTTGTTGCTCACATGGATACATCTCCAGACTTTACTGCTAAGAATACAAAACCACAAATTTGGGAGAATTATGATGGAAATGATCTTGTTTTAAATGAAGACTTAAATATTATCTTAAAAACAGACGAATTCCCTGAAATAAAACAATATAAAGGGCAAACTATTATTACTACTGATGGAACTACCTTATTGGGTGCTGATGATAAAGCTGGAATTGCAGAAATTGTTACTGCAATGGAATATTTAATCAATCATCCTGAAATAAAACATGGTAAAATTCGAATTTGCTTTACACCAGATGAAGAAGTAGGAAGAGGAGCTGAACTATTTGATGTAAAAAAATTTGATGCTCAATGGGCTTATACACTAGATGGTAGTGAAATTGGTGAACTGGAATATGAAAACTTTAATGCAGCTTATGCTAAAATTACTATTAAAGGGAAAATGGTACATCCTGGTTCCGCAAAAGATAAAATGATTAATTCAGGTACTCTTGCCAGACGTTTTGCTGACATGTTACCTTTTGACGAAGTTCCAGAACATACTGAAGGGTATGAAGGTTTTTTTCACCTTATGCGTCTTAACGCAACGGTTGAAGAATCTACATTAGAATATATCATTCGTGATCATGATCGTGAGCAATTTGAAGCTCGAAAAAATCTTATGCAAGAAATTGGTTCTCAATTAAATCAAGAATTAGGAAAAGATTTAATTCATGTTGATATTAAAGATCAGTATTATAATATGCGTGAAAAAGTAGAACCTGTAATGCATATTGTTGATATTGCAGAAGAAGCAATTAAAATGGCAGGTGTTACACCCAATATAAAAGCTATACGTGGAGGAACTGATGGTTCGCAACTTTCTTTTAAAGGGTTACCTTGCCCTAACATCTTCGCAGGAGGGCACAATTTTCATGGACGTTTTGAATATGTCCCTGTTGAGTCTATGATGAAAGCTACAGAAGTTATTGTAAACATCGCTCAATTAGTCAGTAGTAAAAAATAA